In Esox lucius isolate fEsoLuc1 chromosome 3, fEsoLuc1.pri, whole genome shotgun sequence, the sequence CCCCTCATTTACAAGCCCCACCCACTACAAATGGTGGGGTTGGCTTTGCATCTTCTACCTAAGGATGTGAGGTCAACACTTACAATGGCTTTCCCTTATTAACCATGTCTTGTGGAAGCATTCAACTTCTTGACCAATTTCCTCATATTACTTAAATACAAAtgggacagaacaacatacaAATGgcatgttgttctgttttatatttttgttttaaaacactaaCATTCGAAATCAAGTAGTGTATGGTGactttggttttatgttgggaaacatttgtttaaaaagaaaaaaagaaaggtgTCTGAAATGTACTTTGTGGCACTACAGCTATTAATATTCAACTTGCCAATGCCAAAATCTAGCTTTGTTTTAAGTCCTGTTGggacacagtttttttttttcttaaagggatagttcgtccaaaaatcatattttggtgATAGTTCCCTTACCCCCAGTTGGTAGGCACATAgtacttttttaaaacaatccattattcatctctgtctcagtcagtaatttgCCTTATTTGCATTGTACACATTAATGAATGGAAAACCCTGTGGCAAAGCTGCTTTGCcagcggaaaactactctaaaacactccaaattaagacaagtggtgtttacctcaaagaacatgacaatgttgttttccttgaaataaagttttaattttcacaatataattctcattgcaaacaaatgagtacttcctgtgtttaccgttctgttttgttcacaattgtatcaatccacgcATTCGTTCAGGAAGAGTaagtgtgtagacattttttttattcactggcCATAAAGCAAGTTATCTGTTCTGTCATATTCACTTTGGACCGTCAAattttatttgcttgagagagaaaggaaaatacatataatgTCGGACTCTGAATACGAGCAGGAAGAAAATTTTTCGGGGGTTAGAGCCTTGTTCTAACCATGATACAcaggcaaggatggaggaaaaaacaACGCACAGTtgtaatatataggcctacagctctgatgtgtttttaatggaagtcaaattaacaagaacatagcataacaatgaaaatagacaacaataacaTCGACTGTGTttaattataaagcttgatgagtgattttgtattttttatgtgattccTTGATCTTTTAATAAACAGTTTTGATGCTCAATGGCTAAATGTTTTCGGGTGGCTCAGATGtaatgaagagggaatgatATGCTCTGTGTGCTAGAAGcaatgtgtttgggggcttAAGAAAACAGCCAAGCAGAAACTGTAGtctggatgcacttaaatccaataaaatgtctgctAGTCCTGGACATAcggatgagaaaaaaaatacaaataaacaggGTAAAATCTTACAAAAAAAGATCAAAActgttaatatgtaaataactagattcattgttttttttttttgttgctattagggaggacattgtagctgCTCAcgtggacaacagggcagatttaacactataatagttttctttttcaaatgaccagatattatataaagtcaATCACAGCTTGTTCACACTGACCTCTGACATCACTGccaaagaacagaagctgtggatggtggctataggaaatagtttgctaatgtcagtttgaattcagccaattccacCGCCTGTTTTGTCAGTGTGCAGTTAAAAAGAAATCAATGCTACTTCAAGCGATcattgaatgtagtttgaagtgttttggagttgttttccacttgcagtgcagctttgcgataggggTACAAAActtttccattcatgaatttgtgctatgctaataacgctaattacagactaGGACCGcgttgaataatggattgtttgacaGAATTACTCTGTGCCTTCTGAAATATCTTTTGGTAAGtcaactttgagaaaaatataaattttggATGAACaaccacttaaaaaaaaaatgtttaaaatgccTAAGATGCTTGAATTTTAATGAGGTGTCCGACATGTTGAATATTAATGAGGTGTCTGACATGTTGAATATTAATGAGGTGTCCGACATGTTTGACTTGAACATAGTGTCCAGGGTGATGTTTGTCTTTTCCACTAGGTTTGCACGTCCAGATTCTGGTTCAACTATCGCCATGTGGCTAACACTCTGTCTGTGTACCGCAGTGTTAAGAGGCTGGGCATTCCTGACAGGTAAAtcacccacacaccacacactgctAAGTTGACCCTGGTGGAGTCATGTTATGTGGAGAACTGATGTGCCCCAGTTTTTGACTGTGCAGTGATTTTCTTTACTTCTCAAACGCTTCACTGTTCAGAGCAGTGTTTCTCCCAGGACTCTGGCCCCCAGCCCCCGGCGCCTTCTGTTTTTTTCACTAACATAATGGAATCATACAGTCAAACCTAGTAGACCGCTGTAATGCCTGACTAAAAACCCAAGAGAGTCCAAACGTCTGACGGTCTGTTGAACTGGGTGGTGCTACTATCTGGTGAAGTCAAATCAACGAATCTCGTGAtttaatcaacaacaaaaaaattctgTCTGTGTGACGCACTTTGAACGGATGAAGGAGATctttgcattattattattgttcctctcaccccccccccttgtctCCAGTCACATAGTTTTGATGCTTGCAGACGACATGGCCTGTAACCATAGAAACCCGAAGCCAGCGACAGTGTTCAGTCATAAGAACATGGAGCTCAACGTGTACGGAGATGATGTTGAGGTGGATTACCGTGGTTACGAGGTAAGACCAACTGTTCACAAAACCTTTCCTGTCAGATTTAGACCGAACGGGGCTAGAGGAGTTTATATGAGAAGGTGGGGTTTTGTTTTAAGACACAATCTACATTCAAGCCAACAATGTGTTCAGTAGCTTAAGATTTAATACATCAAGCCTCATGAAAGGGACAAATAGTTTTTATGGTCAGAGACAGCTTTATATTGGACTGTGTTTGGCTGGATTGCTTACACATGCTCCGTTCGGTGAAACAAAAGACAGTAGGTCCTGTTTCTGAGCATGAGGTCATTATAGTAGGTCAGTGAGACCTTGTGTGCTGCTGAATAGGCCTGCGCACGCAATCATGTGAATAACGGCATCTGATGTGCAACAATGTCCCGCCCCGGTGGTGTCCCGCCCCGGTGGTGTCCCGCCCCGGTGGTGTCCCGCCCCGGTGGTGTCCCGCCCCGGTGGTGTCCCGCCCCGGTGGTGTCCCGCCCCGGTGGTGTCCCGGTTGTTGAAGTTGCTTTATGTTAACGTAATGTGGTGGAAAATTAACAGTGGTATATACTgagctgaacacacacacagaacagcttTTGATAAAAGAGCTAACATCAAACCGAAATGTTATCATTTCGCTATTCATCTGCATTGGAGAAACAACACTATCTTATCTGTAGCTTATCATAGTTGGTTTCAGGTTATTTACATAGCTAGGACTTTACTGGTTATTCAACTGTCTGTATTGCCACTCTAGCATGAGGGGGTTTATGTGTGATCAGGGGAAGGGTTGCTGTGGAAACTAAGATGACAGCCAGACTTTGTCTCTGTCCCCCTTTTTCTGTTTACACAGTTATTTTGATCAGCTGTTGTCAGATATTTTTCAgtaggaaaaaaataatttgcgATATGGTTTTACTTCCTGTATGTTCTGACCAATGGATTGACAGTCTGATTGACACGTCATGCTGTTTCAGGATATGGTTTTACTTCCTGTATGGTCTGACCAATTGATTGACTGTCTGATTGACACGTCATGCTGTTTCAGGATATGGTTTTACTTCCTGTATGGTCTGACCAATTGATTGACTGTCTGATTGACTCGCCTTGCTGTTTCAGGATATGGTTTTACTTCCTGTATGGTCTGACCAATTGATTGACTGTCTGGTTGACACGCCTTGCTGTTTCAGGATATGGTTTTACTTCCTGTATGGTCTGACCAATGGATTGACTGTCTGGTTGACACGCCTTGCTGTTTCAGGTGACTGTTGAGAACTTCCTGCGTGTTCTGACTGGAAGGCTTCCACCAAGCACCCCAAGGTCCAAACGCTTGCTCTCTGATGACCGCAGTAACATCCTCATATACCTCACAGGTAACACTGGagcagacagagaaacacacactcctGGTGCTGACTGGTGAACTGACTGACTGgtgaactgactgactgatgaaCTGACTGACTGGTGAACTGACTGACTGGTGTGTTGGTGAACTCCAGGTCATGGTGGGAATGGATTCCTGAAGTTCCAGGACTCTGAGGAGATCAGTAATGTGGAGCTGGCCGACGCCTTCGAACAGATGTGGACCAAGAGGAGGTAGatatggggggggggctaaCAGCCCACTAATGccttaattacacacacacacacacacacacacacagtcacctcTCTCTCAGAAGGCAGAGACTTAACTTACTCTCTAAGGGAAATATGCTACATTAAAAAACCTttatggagagaaagaaagaaaggatgAGGGTTGGAGGTGTTGTTTGGGCTTATTCTGGTCTCCCAGACAACTATGTTGTGAaggaaaatatgttgttttactGCTGAAATAATGATATGGACCGGTGAACCATCCGGGAGTGTTGTTGGGGATGCCTGGTTATAATGATGTGAACCATCCGGGTGTGTTTCTGAGGATGCCTGGTCTTAATGATGTGGACCATCCGGGAGTGTTGTTGAGGATGCCTGGTTGTAATGATGTGGACCATCCGGGAGTGTTGTTGAGGATGCCTGGTTATAATGATGTGGACCATCCGGGAGTGTTGTTGAGGATGCCTGGTTAGAATGATGTGGACCATCCGGGAGTGTTGTTGAGGATGCCTGGTTATAATGATGTGAACCATCCGGGAGTGTTGTTGAGGATGCCTGGTTATAATGATGTGGACCATCCGGGAGTGTTGTTGAGGATGCCTGGTCGTAATGATGTGGACCATCCGGGAGTGTTGTTGAGGATGCCTGGTCATAATGATGTGAACCATCCGGGAGTGTTGTTGAGGATGCCTGGTTATAATGATGTGGACCATCCGGGAGTGTTGTTGAGGATGCCTGGTTGTAATGATGTGGACCATCCGGGAGTGTTGTTGAGGATGCCTGGTTGTAATGATGTGGACCATCCGGGAGTGTTGTTGAGGATGCCTGGTTACAGTACGGTAACACAAACGTCTGACTCCGTTTCGGAGGTTTCTACCACTGCATGTGCCTCTaaatgtctgtgtctctctctgtgtctctccctgtctccccccctgctctctctgccccccccccccgctccgtgtgtctgtgtccgtccAGGTACAATGAACTGCTGTTCATCATTGATACATGTCAAGGTGCCTCCATGTATGAAAGGTTCTACTCTCCTAACATCATGGCTCTGGCCTCCAGTcaggtgggggaagactctctGTCGGTGAGTACTCATCCTGCTGCTCTCATCCCAGGGGCCAACATCCCAGGGGCCaactcaaaaaaataataatctcacTGGCCTGAAATGTATTGGCCCGGACTGTATTTTTACTAGCCCGGACTGTATTTTAAAAAAGCACAAGatatataatatgtaaatatcatATCAGAATATTGATTCATACCGCACATTTGTGCGTGAGACTTGAGAGCTGATGTTCAGGCAGACGTTCATTGGTGCAGTCGCATGGTTGTCAGCAGCCCGTTTGGCCGCATTACCTGCCACATGCTGCAGGGACTTAAGAGCAGGTTCTTGgtagttgtttgttttcttaataAACAACCCTGCCTTGTCGTCTTTCGTCGGGAACACACAACATGAACGGCGGTGCCTGTGTCTCCTGCCATTATTGTTTTTGACCCAtggaaacaatgaaaacaaaaattattACGTTTGCTTTACCTCGTAAGACGCCATGTTTGGGTCCCACTTTAGAATGCACAAtgaactatgattggtcaaaacagacaaGTCATTGaatatgattggtcaaaaagaGGAgtagagtagtgcaacaaggtccctgaaaGGCAGGGGTGTgagtggttagtgatgggtcccAGAGTTCAGAGCaaccgctaaaccacactgtgccgcagtttgtcagaatgctctcaattgTGCAGTGGTAAAGATTCAGAAGGATCCTGGAGGACAgacaggctttcttcagcctcctcaaaaggtacaggcgctgctgcacctttttgaccagggctgaggtgttgaggggtCTAGGaaaggtcctcagagatgtggacacccaggaatttgaagctggacaaacgctccacctcagtgccatcgatgagaactggggcgtggctgcagcctttagacttcctgtaatccacaatgagccccttggttttatttgcattgagggccaggttgttatcagcgAGGTGCATGACCTCCCTGTAgcctgactcgtcattgtcactgatcagacCTACCACCGTTGTGTCGTCTGTGaacttgatgatggtgttggaactgtgtacaggaatgcagtcgtgggtgaagagggagtaccggagggggctcagcacacagccttgtggaacaccagtggtcagtatcagggtggaggaggctcaacacgcagccttgtggaacaccagtgttcagtatcagggtggagggggctcagcacgcagccttgtggaacaccagtgttcagtatcagggtggaggggactcagcacgcagccttgtggaacaccagtgttcagtatcagggtggaggggactcagcacgcagccttgtggaacaccagtgttcagtatcagggtggaggggactcagcacgcagccttgtggaacaccaatgttcagtatcagggtggaggggactcagcacgcagccttgtggaacaccagtgttcaggatcagggtggaggaggtgaagttgtctaacctgacatactggggtctgttggttaggaagtccgaAGTCCaattgcagagagaggggcccCAGGTCATGGaatttgttgaccagcctagaggggatgaccgtgttgaatgctgagctaaagtctatgaatagcattctcccataggtgttggttttgtccaggttggtcagggcagagtgtaaagctgtggaaatGGTGTCCTCTGTAGACTTGTTTGACCGGTAGgcaactggtagggatccagtgttgggtgGAGGCAGGACTTAATGTGGGcctttcgaagcacttcataatcgtgggggtgagtgcgacaGGTCAGAAGCGGACATAGAACCTCTAATTAGTGGGTGAAGGAGATGTAgctggctgtgggggtggggttcttTGGCCTGTAGTCTGTGATTGCTTGGATGCCCTGACACATGCTTCTGGGTTTGGAGTTGTggttgaagtgctcctcaatctGCAGTTTGTGATCATGTTCAGCCATCTTGATgtcccttttcaggttggccctggatgagctgtaggccaATGCATCGGCAGATTATTGTTGCTTAGCACCAGCCAGACAAATCGTTGTCATGACGTCTCTTGTTGTTATGACTCCAGCCCCAGCCAGACCAGACGTTGTCATGACGTCTCTTGTTGTTTTGACTCCAGCACCAGCCAGACCTGGCTATAGGGGTCCACCTGATGGACAGATACACCTTCTACCTGTTGGAGTTCCTGGAGGACATCCACCCTTCCAGCACCACCAACATGAAAGACCTGGTGAGACCCAcatacatctgtctgtctttcctccagtctttctctttctctctttccctgtatttctctgtccctctgcctgtctctttcactgtctctctctgtttgtctgtttctctctgtctgtctctctctgtctctctttctgtctctctctctgtctgtctctctgtctctctctgtctgtctgtctctgtctctctgtctgtcacttaCTGCGGAGAGGagatctgggggggggggggcaaagctTCCCCCAGGTAgaatctgtgccccccccccccccccgtcttgTTTCCccttaaacactgcaaatggtatattAATTAGATATGCCCCCCCCGGATAAATATGCCCCCCCCTCAGTCACTTCATGCTGGAGCCCTTCCTACTTCTCTGGATGTTGACTGGCAATGTCTGTCTTTTAAATGCATAGCAATACAATGGACCGATCATTAACATGAACAGGGCTCCTGTTCTATTGATTCTATTTCTGTGCCATTTTTTGGAGAGACAAAATCTTgattgaaaatagttttttcatgTACTGTGCTTGGTATTATCGGTTTGAGAAGGGTTTTCTTTTACAGTTTCTTACTGAAGTGTTAGCTGGAGAAGAGCACAGCTTTACTGAAGTCAGTGAAAGCACTTAAAATGAACCCCCTTCTTCCCATTGATCCGCTGTCGTGAACGAGCTGCACAGGTCCTCTGGGTCTGATCTTCTGAGATGTCAACGTTGTTTTGTCACAGGCGTTGATTTTCTGAGATGTCAACGTTGTTTTGTCACAGGCGTTGACAGTTACTCAGTGTTTTAAAGTGGCGTGGTTAATCCTGAAGTACCCATGATGGAAGCATCAGGTTAGCAGGCATTTTGGGCCTGGTAGTGGACCTACAGGCATTTTAATTGTTCACTGCAGGGTGTTTTGGTTCcataaaatgacaaatgtattattataatgaatACAGTCTCCTGATTGGTtgtgcctctgtgtgtttcCAGTTTAAGGTGTGTCCCAAGAGCCAGTGTGTGTCCACTCCAGGCCACCGTACTGACCTGTTTCTCAGAGACCCTGGTAGCGTCCTCATCACAGACTTCTTTGGAAGCGTCCGCAAAGTAGAGATCACCACGGATACCATCAATCTGACTGCTCCCATGGTGCACCTGGAGGACACAAGGTAAGACGTTGTTGTAGAGGGTGACGTGGTCACGGGTGACATCGTTGTGGATGAGGGTCACGTGGTCGAGGGTGACAACATTGAGGATGAGGATGACATGGTTGAGGTTGACGACGTTGTGGGTGACGTCGATGttgttgaggaggaggaggaggatgttgttgttgaggaggaggaggaggatgttgttgttgaggaggaggaggaggatgttgttgttgaggaggaggaggaggatgttgttgttgaggaggaggaggaggatgttgttgttgaggaggaggaggaggatgttgttgttgaggaggaggaggaggatgatgatgttgttgaggaggaggaggaggatgttgttgaggaggaggaggaggatgttgttgttgaggaggaggaggatgttgttgaggaggaggaggaggatgttgaggaggaggaggaggaggatgttgaggaggaggaggaggatgttgagga encodes:
- the pigk gene encoding GPI-anchor transamidase; translated protein: MGTAGVSASCINMASCSSLKILTLLSLFLSPTIVETNNIEAKAGQFFSSGHTNNWAVLVCTSRFWFNYRHVANTLSVYRSVKRLGIPDSHIVLMLADDMACNHRNPKPATVFSHKNMELNVYGDDVEVDYRGYEVTVENFLRVLTGRLPPSTPRSKRLLSDDRSNILIYLTGHGGNGFLKFQDSEEISNVELADAFEQMWTKRRYNELLFIIDTCQGASMYERFYSPNIMALASSQVGEDSLSHQPDLAIGVHLMDRYTFYLLEFLEDIHPSSTTNMKDLFKVCPKSQCVSTPGHRTDLFLRDPGSVLITDFFGSVRKVEITTDTINLTAPMVHLEDTRPVRELRTEIQTYMDQLPVAEIIHQKPKQKDWHPPDGFILGLWTLILLVFFKTYGIKHLKHIF